One part of the Thermodesulfobacterium commune DSM 2178 genome encodes these proteins:
- the glmM gene encoding phosphoglucosamine mutase produces the protein MEDKKLFGTDGIRGEANVFPMLPEIALQIGRAIGFLFKNQNHHITKVVIGKDTRLSGYIFESSLVAGLCSMGGYSLLVGPIPTPGIAFLTKDLRADVGIMISASHNPYYDNGIKIFGKDGFKLSDETEAKIEELIFDESFKEVRVYRDALGKVFRIKDAIGRYVVHLKSVVPININFEGLKVVIDCANGACYQVGPQVLEELGAEVIPIGCSPNGTNINENCGALYPENLRKKVLETQAHLGIALDGDGDRIVVVDEKGNLLDGDDLLAIFAKDLKEKGQLTNQTVVGTIMSNLGLELFFKDQGITFLRTPVGDRYVVMKMKEINSLLGGETSGHIIFLDKATTGDGLLTGLRLISLIKEKQKPLSELAKLFEKLPQVIKNLKVNKKVPLVEIEGIEEKISQAEKRLGKKGRVIIRPSGTEPKYRIMVEGENPELVEEISEDLKAFLQKKLG, from the coding sequence ATGGAAGATAAGAAACTTTTTGGTACAGACGGGATAAGAGGAGAAGCTAATGTTTTTCCGATGCTTCCAGAAATAGCCTTGCAGATAGGCAGAGCCATAGGATTTTTGTTTAAAAATCAAAATCATCATATTACCAAGGTGGTTATAGGTAAGGATACCAGGTTGTCAGGATATATTTTTGAGTCTTCCCTGGTTGCTGGTCTTTGTTCTATGGGAGGGTATAGTTTGTTAGTAGGACCTATTCCTACTCCTGGGATTGCCTTTTTAACCAAGGATTTGAGGGCAGATGTAGGTATCATGATTTCCGCTTCCCATAATCCTTACTACGATAACGGGATTAAAATCTTTGGTAAAGATGGTTTTAAACTTTCTGATGAGACAGAGGCTAAAATAGAAGAACTAATTTTTGATGAAAGTTTTAAAGAAGTAAGAGTCTATAGAGATGCCTTAGGAAAAGTCTTTAGGATAAAGGATGCCATAGGAAGGTATGTAGTACACCTAAAGTCTGTTGTACCAATAAACATTAATTTCGAAGGATTAAAAGTAGTAATAGATTGTGCCAACGGAGCTTGTTATCAAGTAGGACCTCAGGTATTAGAGGAACTTGGAGCAGAGGTGATTCCAATAGGCTGCAGTCCTAACGGAACAAACATCAATGAAAATTGTGGAGCCCTCTATCCTGAAAATCTTCGAAAAAAAGTATTAGAAACTCAGGCACATTTAGGGATAGCACTTGATGGAGACGGAGACCGGATTGTGGTGGTAGACGAAAAGGGTAATCTTTTAGATGGAGACGATCTTTTAGCCATCTTTGCCAAAGACCTTAAAGAAAAAGGACAACTTACCAACCAAACGGTGGTAGGCACAATCATGAGTAACCTTGGATTAGAACTTTTTTTTAAAGATCAAGGGATAACTTTTTTAAGAACTCCTGTAGGAGACAGATATGTAGTGATGAAAATGAAGGAAATAAACTCTCTTTTAGGCGGAGAAACTTCAGGTCATATTATCTTTTTAGATAAAGCTACCACAGGAGATGGACTTTTGACAGGTTTAAGGCTTATCTCTTTAATCAAGGAGAAACAAAAACCTCTTTCTGAATTGGCTAAACTTTTTGAAAAACTCCCACAAGTTATCAAAAACCTAAAAGTAAACAAAAAAGTACCTTTGGTTGAAATCGAAGGTATAGAAGAAAAAATTAGTCAGGCAGAAAAGAGATTAGGGAAAAAGGGAAGGGTAATCATAAGACCTTCTGGTACCGAGCCTAAGTACCGAATTATGGTAGAAGGAGAAAATCCAGAGTTGGTGGAGGAAATTAGCGAAGACCTCAAAGCCTTTCTCCAGAAAAAGTTGGGATAA
- a CDS encoding CdaR family protein encodes MKFKREHRLKILSFLMAVTLWYFVVWGRSIEKTLEIPVFYKLPNSNYIVEVTPSTVVIKIQTIRNLLRNVNEKDLKLEIDFKNLTPGVHQIRVPIEKINLPSGIKVKEINPTFLTLIIKKIGTKKVPVRPVLKEESFYHTRGKIKVFPKYVLIKAPIEVLLNIQEINTEPIDFLKLKLTGSLEVDLMPPLGIISMDTEKVKVYYEEKKR; translated from the coding sequence ATGAAATTCAAAAGGGAACATAGACTAAAAATTCTTTCTTTTTTGATGGCTGTTACTTTATGGTACTTTGTAGTTTGGGGAAGGTCTATAGAAAAGACGTTAGAAATTCCTGTGTTCTATAAACTACCTAATTCTAACTATATAGTAGAAGTAACTCCTTCTACTGTAGTGATAAAAATTCAAACTATAAGAAATCTTTTAAGAAACGTTAATGAAAAAGACCTTAAGTTAGAAATTGATTTTAAAAATTTAACTCCAGGTGTTCATCAGATAAGGGTGCCGATAGAAAAGATAAATCTGCCTTCTGGGATAAAAGTAAAAGAAATAAACCCTACATTTCTAACTTTGATAATTAAAAAAATAGGTACTAAAAAAGTCCCTGTAAGGCCAGTTTTAAAAGAAGAAAGTTTTTACCATACTCGAGGTAAAATAAAGGTCTTTCCTAAATATGTACTAATCAAAGCCCCGATAGAGGTTCTTTTAAATATTCAAGAAATTAATACAGAACCTATAGACTTTTTAAAACTAAAATTAACCGGATCCTTAGAGGTTGATTTAATGCCGCCTTTAGGTATTATTTCTATGGATACAGAAAAAGTGAAAGTATACTATGAAGAAAAAAAGAGGTAA